The following proteins are co-located in the Flammeovirga kamogawensis genome:
- a CDS encoding DUF2461 domain-containing protein produces MVTKELFNFLNQLEKNNNREWFTENKPTFQKHQAEIKDLFQDVQTKLSATDNIEGHKIYRIYRDVRFSKDKLPYKKHFSGYFSRATKQLRGGYYLHIEHNNTVVGGGFYAPNSEDLKRIRQEFEYGDSEMRTIIDSKEFKDTFGELVGDEVKSAPRGFDKNDPAIDLIRKKQFIAMRKFTDEEVLSPHFIEDVVKTFEALRPFFDYMSSILTTDLNGEPIK; encoded by the coding sequence ATGGTTACAAAAGAACTCTTCAATTTCCTGAATCAACTCGAAAAAAATAACAACAGAGAATGGTTTACAGAAAATAAGCCCACTTTTCAAAAGCATCAAGCTGAAATTAAAGATCTATTTCAAGACGTACAGACAAAATTATCTGCTACAGACAATATAGAGGGACATAAAATTTATAGAATCTACAGAGATGTTCGTTTCTCTAAAGATAAACTACCTTATAAGAAACATTTTTCAGGATATTTTTCTAGAGCTACAAAGCAATTAAGAGGAGGGTATTATTTACACATAGAGCACAATAACACAGTTGTAGGAGGTGGTTTTTATGCACCAAATTCTGAAGATTTAAAACGTATTCGTCAGGAATTTGAATATGGTGATTCTGAAATGAGAACAATAATTGATTCTAAAGAATTTAAAGATACTTTTGGAGAATTAGTTGGTGATGAAGTAAAGTCTGCGCCTAGAGGCTTTGATAAAAATGATCCTGCAATTGATCTAATACGCAAGAAACAATTTATTGCTATGCGAAAATTTACAGATGAAGAGGTATTATCTCCACATTTTATTGAAGATGTTGTAAAAACTTTTGAAGCACTGCGCCCATTCTTCGATTACATGAGTAGTATACTTACTACTGATTTAAACGGTGAACCTATAAAATAA
- a CDS encoding helix-turn-helix transcriptional regulator: MREIRIKSASFKKVFPELVEQYNGILERDKIIINTNGEEITAKGYQINSNLEVTSFEGRLNQPLKLIREKQEKDTFVIVYFLTPFKLTDDIEDASFRIREKKYWSNLKRDEVFYFDAHANVSFLTIKYDRAFIEKYNINNKPFISQMLSGKDPFIIYENISSSTLKLIQEIKECDFDNEIELLKLDYLTFRLLYNFANKVAYRFKVQALPRSLPEIDVEKIFMVKEYIEKNFEEKITAEDLAEVAQFSYSKLRKLFKEIIGESILQYTNDYKLQRAHQWLEAGSHNVSDCTYSLGFTSVTHFGKLFKEKYGCLPSTLSKF, translated from the coding sequence TCGAATTAAGTCAGCATCCTTTAAAAAGGTATTTCCTGAATTAGTAGAACAATACAATGGTATTCTAGAAAGGGATAAGATAATTATCAATACTAATGGAGAAGAAATTACTGCTAAAGGGTATCAAATAAATAGTAATTTAGAAGTGACTTCTTTTGAAGGGCGGTTAAATCAACCTTTAAAATTAATAAGAGAAAAGCAAGAGAAAGATACTTTTGTAATCGTATACTTTCTAACTCCTTTTAAATTAACTGATGATATAGAAGACGCATCTTTTAGAATTCGAGAAAAAAAATATTGGTCGAATTTAAAGAGAGATGAAGTTTTTTATTTTGATGCACATGCTAATGTATCTTTCTTAACTATTAAATATGACAGAGCTTTTATAGAGAAATATAACATAAATAATAAACCGTTTATTTCGCAAATGCTATCTGGTAAAGACCCATTTATTATTTATGAGAATATATCTTCATCAACTTTGAAATTAATTCAAGAAATAAAAGAATGTGATTTTGATAACGAAATTGAGTTGTTAAAACTTGATTACCTAACATTTAGACTACTCTATAATTTTGCGAACAAAGTGGCGTATAGGTTTAAAGTACAAGCTTTACCTAGATCATTACCAGAAATAGATGTTGAAAAGATCTTTATGGTTAAAGAATATATTGAGAAGAATTTTGAAGAAAAGATAACTGCAGAAGATTTAGCAGAAGTGGCTCAATTTAGTTATAGTAAACTGCGTAAGCTTTTTAAAGAAATTATTGGTGAATCTATTTTACAATATACCAATGATTATAAATTACAAAGAGCACATCAATGGTTAGAGGCGGGTTCGCACAATGTTTCTGATTGTACGTATAGTTTAGGTTTTACAAGTGTAACTCATTTTGGTAAGTTATTTAAAGAGAAGTACGGCTGTTTACCAAGTACATTGTCTAAGTTTTAA